Proteins from a single region of Mustela erminea isolate mMusErm1 chromosome X, mMusErm1.Pri, whole genome shotgun sequence:
- the LOC116583555 gene encoding melanoma-associated antigen 8-like: MPLGQRSELWKLEEDPGPGPGQGLEEAKQCGAGGEETLPPSSASASSQSTVPSLSCSALSLGPQEEGSAAGTPSPPQSPQMACPLPAAMAATAWSPPDQGSSSSDEEGSSTGEESEEAEPRLSDILQEKTADLVGFLLLKYLTKEPASQAEMLAIVGEDEQAAFPGMLGQASECMRLVFGVEVKEVDPSEHSYVLVTVLGLTCDAMLNGEQGPPKTGLLVVLLAVILLEGDRAPEEVVWEALGVMGVYAGEEHIIYGEPRELLTNVWVQEGYLEYRQVPGCDPARYEFLWGPRAHAETSRMQVLEYLLRVYPGLPVSSLAPSAEAVSHEEGRA, translated from the coding sequence ATGCCCCTGGGTCAGAGGAGTGAGCTGTGGAAGCTGGAGGAAGACCCCGGTCCAGGACCGGGACAGGGCCTGGAGGAGGCAAAGCAGtgcggggctggaggggaggagaccCTACCTCCCTCCTccgcctctgcctcctcccagtcCACCgtcccttccctctcttgctcgGCCCTGTCTCTGGGCCCCCAGGAGGAGGGGTCTGCTGCGGGGACCCCGAGTCCTCCCCAGAGCCCTCAGATGGCCTGCCCCTTGCCCGCGGCCATGGCAGCCACTGCCTGGAGCCCGCCCGACCAGGGCTCCAGCAGCTCAGATGAGGAGGGGTCCAGCACCGGGGAGGAGTCCGAAGAAGCCGAGCCCAGGCTCTCTGACATACTCCAGGAGAAGACAGCTGACCTGGTGGGGTTCCTGCTCCTCAAGTATCTCACCAAGGAGCCGGCCAGCCAGGCGGAGATGCTGGCGATCGTCGGCGAGGATGAGCAGGCCGCCTTCCCCGGGATGCTGGGCCAGGCGTCCGAGTGCATGCGGCTGGTGTTCGGCGTGGAGGTGAAAGAAGTGGACCCCAGCGAGCACTCCTACGTCCTGGTCACCGTCCTGGGCCTCACCTGCGATGCAATGCTGAACGGTGAGCAGGGCCCGCCCAAGACCGGCCTCCTGGTGGTGCTCCTGGCGGTGATCCTCCTGGAGGGCGACCGTGCCCCCGAGGAGGTGGTGTGGGAAGCGCTGGGGGTCATGGGGGTGTATGCCGGCGAGGAGCACATCATCTACGGGGAGCCCCGGGAGCTCCTGACCAACGTCTGGGTGCAGGAAGGGTACCTGGAGTACCGGCAGGTGCCCGGCTGTGACCCTGCCCGCTACGAGTTCCTGTGGGGTCCCAGGGCCCACGCGGAAACCAGCAGGATGCAGGTGCTGGAGTATTTGCTGCGGGTCTATCCCGGGCTGCCGGTTTCCTCCCTGGCCCCCTCTGCAGAGGCTGTGAGCCATGAAGAAGGGAGGGCCTGA
- the LOC116582389 gene encoding heat shock transcription factor, X-linked-like: MSPGRPVIKGCSRPGRTRRSTGRRDAPERSMASKEKRGPPGPAQGLGPPPSPPEEGAPAAVGPESSAPPAQPPLTLAQPVSPGDPGFRLLLEENAFQALTQEPLLKRPRTSQDALSVGEGSLLCLPFPKKLWAIVNSTQFASIWWAKDGTCIGINEKLFQKEVLEREGPDKVFETDCMKSFVRQLNLYGFSKLRRDVHTSICLTSFLTGGAPVHVLSKVTGAEPPGSGVLGSGADDGTASTRLPARTGTCPQEASGPRTTSDRTCPDPAAACDQLCCDTDSLVLFPFSPQLQFYRSPFFKRDCPHLLLRMKRRVAVKSTVRQMESKPEPDTLGVPPAAPTPGLRHEGVLSSAGDPPEPESSPQGGGPTIQGRSGSAPPATAGAAARTTVADTRAAAGQPVHGQPQGAQAPICLAPAVAQPATFPWVCVTLPPAQIHPYASGLGLAPGPPVLLPGPTVQLPVAGLLPLYHPWGPGVAALPGVAAGPVTPVTLTPHPPSPFHCCPNCRCFPEYLPPTARPPDGPR, translated from the exons ATGTCCCCGGGCCGCCCTGTTATCAAGGGGTGCAGCCGGCCAGGCCGCACTCGCAGGTCTACAGGAAGGAGGGACGCGCCGGAGCGGAGTATGGCCAGCAAGGAGAAGCGGGGCCCGCCGGGCCCGGCGCAGGGCTTGGGGCCGCCGCCCTCCCCTCCAGAAGAGGGGGCTCCTGCCGCCGTGGGCCCGGAGAGCAGCGCTCCTCCAGCACAGCCTCCCCTCACCCTGGCGCAGCCGGTGTCCCCTGGCGACCCTGGCTTCAGGCTGCTGCTGGAGGAAAACGCTTTCCAGGCCTTGACCCAAGAGCCTCTGCTCAAAAGGCCGCGCACCTCCCAGGACGCCCTGTCGGTGGGAGAAGGCagtctcctctgcctgccctttcCCAAGAAGCTGTGGGCCATCGTCAACAGCACCCAGTTTGCGTCCATTTGGTGGGCCAAGGATGGCACCTGCATAGGCATCAACGAGAAGCTGTTTCAGAAGGAGGTTTTGGAGAGGGAGGGTCCGGACAAAGTGTTCGAAACAGACTGTATGAAGAGTTTCGTCCGCCAGCTCAACCTGTATGGATTCAGCAAACTGCGCCGGGACGTCCACACATCCATCTGCCTTACCAGCTTTCTCACCGGAGGGGCCCCTGTTCATGTCCTGAGCAAGGTAACGGGGGCCGAGCCGCCAGGCTCTGGCGTgctggggtcggg GGCGGACGATGGGACAGCGAGCACGCGGCTTCCTGCCCGGACCGGGACCTGCCCCCAGGAGGCCTCGGGGCCTAGGACTACCTCGGACCGCACTTGCCCCGACCCGGCTGCCGCTTGCGATCAACTCTGTTGTGACACGGACTCTCTCGtcctctttccattttccccGCAGTTACAGTTCTACAGGAGCCCCTTCTTCAAGAGAGACTGTCCTCACCTGCTCCTGAGGATGAAGAGGAGAGTGGCCGTGAAATCCACAGTAAGGCAGATGGAAAGCAAGCCCGAGCCCGACACCCTGGGCGTCCCCCCGGCGGCACCGACACCCGGCCTGCGGCACGAGGGAGTCCTGTCCTCTGCCGGGGACCCGCCGGAGCCAGAGAGCAGCCCACAGGGCGGCGGCCCCACCATCCAGGGCAGGAGCGGGTCGGCCCCTCCTGCCACTGCCGGCGCGGCGGCCAGGACCACCGTGGCCGACACCCGCGCCGCGGCAGGCCAGCCCGTGCACGGCCAGCCCCAGGGTGCCCAGGCGCCCATCTGCCTGGCGCCGGCCGTGGCCCAGCCCGCGACCTTCCCCTGGGTCTGTGTCACCCTGCCTCCCGCGCAGATACACCCTTACGCGTCGGGGCTGGGCCTCGCCCCCGGGCCCCCCGTGCTCCTCCCCGGGCCCACCGTGCAGCTCCCCGTGGCTGGGCTGCTGCCGCTCTACCACCCCTGGGGGCCCGGCGTGGCCGCTCTGCCTGGTGTGGCTGCCGGACCCGTCACCCCCGTGACCCTGACCCCTCACCCCCCGAGCCCCTTCCACTGCTGTCCCAACTGCCGCTGTTTCCCCGAGTACCTGCCACCGACCGCTCGGCCCCCCGATGGCCCCCGCTAG